A single Alcanivorax borkumensis SK2 DNA region contains:
- the gshA gene encoding glutamate--cysteine ligase, giving the protein MKHLEQRIHALLNADAAATLAGIRRGIEKESLRITTDGTLAQTPHPRALGSALTHPYITTDYSEALLEFITPPSTELHKPIEFLEQLHRYVYSHIGDEVLWVNSMPCMIGKDSDVPVAQYGSSNVGRMKTVYREGLGHRYGRKMQTIAGIHYNFSYPDAFWKLNQQLEGDNAPLQDYISRRYFDLTRNFQRYSWLLVYLFGASPALCASFLAGREHDLLERFDHSLYRPQATSLRMSDLGYQNNAQSSLAISYNNLDEYVSTLTHAINTPEPAYEKMGVKVTDADGNVKYQQLNANILQIENEYYSSIRPKRTIKPGERPTTALQERGVEYIEIRALDLNPFEPVGINQQEIRFLDLFATYCLLRESPQLEKCDLHASKENLRKVVYDGRNTDIQLYNWGKSVSLKNWASEKLTQMQPIAELFDRAHGGNNYAEALAHQQEKVDNPSATPSAQILEQLESRNQGFFQFAMEQALAHRDHFLSGQRCDATNQQLEALAADSLAEQAAGEAADQQSFEEYLADYFHD; this is encoded by the coding sequence ATGAAGCATCTTGAACAGCGAATTCATGCCCTGCTGAATGCAGATGCCGCAGCCACCTTGGCCGGCATCCGTCGTGGCATCGAAAAAGAAAGCCTGCGCATCACCACCGATGGCACCCTGGCGCAAACGCCACATCCTCGTGCCTTGGGCTCTGCGCTAACGCATCCGTACATCACCACGGATTATTCTGAAGCCCTGCTGGAATTTATTACGCCCCCGAGTACCGAGCTGCACAAGCCCATTGAATTTCTCGAGCAACTGCACCGCTATGTGTACAGCCATATCGGCGATGAAGTGCTGTGGGTGAATTCCATGCCCTGCATGATCGGCAAAGACAGCGACGTACCCGTAGCGCAATATGGAAGCTCCAACGTGGGCCGTATGAAAACGGTGTACAGAGAAGGGCTCGGCCACCGCTACGGTCGCAAGATGCAAACCATTGCCGGAATTCATTACAACTTTTCCTACCCGGACGCATTTTGGAAACTGAACCAGCAACTGGAAGGTGATAACGCCCCATTACAGGATTACATTTCCCGTCGCTATTTCGACCTAACACGCAACTTCCAGCGCTATTCCTGGTTGCTGGTCTATCTGTTCGGGGCCTCACCCGCGCTGTGTGCTTCTTTCCTGGCCGGGCGCGAGCACGACTTGCTGGAGCGCTTCGATCACTCCCTGTATCGCCCCCAGGCCACCAGCCTGCGTATGAGCGACCTGGGCTACCAGAACAACGCCCAATCATCGCTGGCGATTAGCTACAACAATCTGGATGAATACGTCAGCACACTCACTCATGCCATCAACACCCCGGAGCCGGCCTACGAAAAAATGGGCGTTAAAGTCACCGACGCCGATGGCAACGTGAAGTATCAGCAACTCAACGCCAATATTCTGCAAATCGAAAACGAGTACTACTCGTCGATCCGCCCGAAACGCACCATCAAACCCGGCGAGCGCCCCACTACAGCGCTGCAAGAACGCGGCGTGGAGTACATTGAAATCCGTGCGTTGGATTTAAACCCGTTCGAGCCGGTGGGCATCAACCAACAAGAAATCCGGTTCTTGGATCTGTTTGCCACCTATTGCCTGCTGCGCGAATCACCGCAACTGGAAAAATGCGACCTGCATGCCAGCAAGGAAAACCTGCGCAAGGTGGTTTACGACGGTCGAAATACCGACATCCAGCTATACAACTGGGGCAAGTCGGTGAGCCTAAAAAACTGGGCATCAGAAAAACTGACGCAAATGCAGCCCATCGCCGAGTTGTTTGATCGCGCCCACGGCGGCAACAACTATGCCGAGGCGCTGGCGCACCAACAGGAAAAAGTCGACAACCCCAGTGCCACTCCGTCTGCACAGATTTTGGAACAACTGGAGAGCCGTAATCAGGGCTTTTTCCAGTTCGCCATGGAGCAGGCCTTGGCCCACCGCGATCATTTCCTGTCCGGTCAGCGTTGCGACGCCACCAACCAGCAGCTGGAAGCGCTGGCCGCCGACAGCTTGGCCGAACAAGCCGCAGGCGAAGCCGCCGATCAGCAATCCTTCGAGGAATATCTAGCGGATTACTTCCACGATTAG
- a CDS encoding Tex family protein yields MRSIEQIIAEEIGCQERQVNAAVALLDEGSTVPFIARYRKEVTGGLDDTQLRNLEERLRYLREMEERRETILKSITEQEKLTPELEKAIKAADTKTRLEDLYLPYKPKRRTRAQIAREAGLEPLANSLIDDPTQDPEALAAGYLNEEHKIATAKDALDGAKQILMERFAEDAELLTRLRTFLWDKGQIQAKVVEGKEKDGAKFSDYFDHSETLKGIPSHRALALFRGRNEGILHVSMVLPEELENAQPHPCEAMVTAVADWQHAGRAADDWLKEVMRWTWKIKLNTHLETELLGRVREMGEEEAIQVFARNLKSLLMASPAGPKCTMGLDPGLRTGVKVVVVDATGKLLEHTTIFPHQPKKQWDQSLSKLTALSKQHGVELIAIGNGTASRETDKLAGEVVKLLKDQPIQKIIVSEAGASVYSASEMAALEFPELDVSFRGAVSIARRLQDPLAELVKIDPKAIGVGQYQHDVSQVKLSRSLDTVVEDCVNSVGVDVNTASAPLLARIAGLNSTIAGNIVSFREKNGAFASRANLKLVPRLGDKTFEQAAGFLRIMNGENPLDRSSVHPEAYPVVERIAEQHGRPLKDLVGDVPFLKKVNAADFTDDNFGLPTVTDILSELEKPGRDPRPEFKAAVLKEGVETLKDLKQNMILEGTVTNVTNFGAFVDVGVHQDGLVHVSALADKFVEDPHQVVAPGDIVKVKVLDVDLDRKRISLTMRMGDQPTEKPSGQRPTSNRANQANKGNNPRRGGGNGGAQRAGGQPQGGGGTFADLFAKAKEEKQKKDSKKRS; encoded by the coding sequence ATGCGTAGTATCGAACAGATTATTGCCGAAGAAATCGGTTGCCAGGAACGCCAGGTCAACGCTGCCGTTGCCCTGCTCGACGAAGGTTCCACCGTCCCCTTTATCGCCCGTTACCGCAAAGAGGTGACCGGCGGGCTGGACGACACCCAGCTGCGCAACCTGGAAGAACGGCTGCGTTATCTGCGCGAGATGGAAGAACGCCGCGAGACCATCCTGAAGAGCATCACCGAACAGGAAAAGCTTACCCCTGAACTGGAAAAAGCCATCAAGGCTGCCGACACCAAGACCCGGCTGGAAGATCTCTACCTGCCCTACAAGCCCAAGCGCCGTACCCGCGCCCAGATTGCCCGCGAAGCTGGCCTGGAACCGCTGGCTAACAGCCTAATAGATGATCCTACCCAGGACCCGGAAGCACTAGCCGCCGGTTACTTGAACGAGGAACACAAGATTGCCACCGCCAAGGACGCCTTGGACGGTGCCAAACAGATCCTCATGGAGCGTTTCGCTGAAGATGCCGAGCTGCTCACCCGCCTGCGCACCTTCCTCTGGGACAAAGGCCAAATTCAGGCCAAAGTGGTGGAAGGCAAGGAAAAAGACGGCGCCAAGTTCAGTGACTATTTTGATCACAGCGAAACCCTCAAAGGGATCCCCAGCCACCGCGCACTGGCCCTGTTTCGGGGCCGTAATGAGGGCATTTTGCATGTCTCAATGGTGCTGCCGGAAGAGTTGGAAAATGCTCAACCGCATCCCTGCGAAGCCATGGTCACTGCCGTAGCGGACTGGCAGCACGCCGGCCGGGCCGCCGATGATTGGCTCAAAGAAGTGATGCGCTGGACCTGGAAGATCAAACTCAACACTCATCTGGAAACCGAATTACTGGGCCGAGTGCGTGAAATGGGTGAAGAGGAAGCCATTCAGGTTTTCGCTCGTAACCTGAAAAGCTTGTTGATGGCCTCCCCCGCCGGCCCTAAATGCACCATGGGCCTGGACCCTGGCCTGCGTACCGGCGTGAAAGTGGTTGTCGTGGATGCCACCGGAAAGCTGCTGGAACACACCACCATCTTCCCTCACCAGCCAAAGAAGCAGTGGGATCAGTCCCTCAGTAAGCTGACTGCGCTGAGCAAACAGCATGGCGTGGAATTGATCGCCATCGGCAACGGCACTGCTAGCCGGGAAACCGACAAGCTGGCCGGCGAAGTGGTGAAATTGCTCAAGGATCAGCCGATCCAAAAAATTATCGTTTCTGAAGCCGGCGCCTCGGTCTACTCTGCCTCGGAAATGGCGGCCCTGGAATTCCCAGAACTAGACGTGTCTTTCCGTGGCGCGGTATCCATTGCCCGCCGCCTGCAAGACCCACTAGCCGAGTTGGTAAAAATCGATCCGAAAGCCATCGGTGTTGGCCAGTACCAGCATGACGTAAGCCAGGTAAAATTGTCCCGCTCACTGGATACCGTGGTGGAAGACTGCGTGAACTCGGTGGGCGTGGATGTGAACACCGCCAGCGCCCCCTTGCTGGCCCGTATTGCCGGCCTTAACAGCACCATCGCCGGCAACATCGTTTCGTTTCGAGAGAAGAACGGCGCCTTTGCCAGCCGCGCCAACCTGAAACTGGTGCCGCGCCTAGGCGACAAGACCTTTGAGCAAGCCGCTGGTTTCTTGCGCATCATGAACGGCGAAAACCCGCTGGACCGCTCCTCGGTTCACCCAGAAGCCTACCCGGTGGTGGAAAGAATTGCCGAGCAGCATGGCCGCCCCCTAAAGGATCTAGTGGGTGATGTGCCGTTCCTGAAGAAGGTCAACGCTGCCGACTTCACCGACGATAACTTCGGCTTACCCACCGTCACCGACATTCTCAGTGAATTAGAAAAACCCGGCCGCGATCCGCGCCCGGAATTCAAAGCCGCGGTTCTCAAGGAAGGGGTGGAAACCCTCAAGGATCTCAAGCAAAACATGATCCTCGAAGGCACCGTCACCAACGTGACCAACTTCGGCGCCTTTGTAGATGTGGGTGTTCATCAGGACGGACTGGTGCACGTATCCGCACTGGCCGACAAATTCGTGGAAGATCCGCACCAAGTGGTCGCCCCCGGCGATATCGTTAAAGTGAAAGTGCTGGACGTGGATCTAGACCGCAAACGCATCAGCCTGACCATGCGCATGGGCGATCAACCCACGGAGAAACCCAGCGGCCAACGCCCCACCAGCAACCGCGCCAACCAAGCAAACAAAGGCAATAACCCACGCCGTGGCGGTGGTAATGGTGGAGCTCAACGCGCTGGCGGCCAGCCCCAGGGCGGCGGCGGCACCTTCGCCGACCTATTTGCCAAAGCTAAGGAAGAGAAGCAGAAGAAAGACAGCAAGAAGCGCTCCTGA
- a CDS encoding response regulator — protein sequence MAKILVVDDSPTQRSNLVKIVQGQGHDVVTASNGMEGIEKAKQEHPDLILMDVVMPELNGFQATRKITRDPVTESIPIILVTTKDQETDKVWGERQGAFGYVVKPPQEAELVAKINEALA from the coding sequence ATGGCCAAAATTCTTGTGGTGGACGATTCCCCAACCCAGCGGAGCAATCTGGTTAAGATTGTCCAAGGCCAGGGCCATGATGTCGTTACTGCCAGCAACGGCATGGAAGGAATTGAAAAAGCCAAACAGGAACACCCCGATTTGATCCTTATGGATGTGGTTATGCCGGAGCTAAACGGCTTCCAGGCAACCCGAAAGATAACCCGCGACCCTGTCACCGAGAGCATCCCGATAATTCTGGTAACCACTAAAGATCAGGAAACGGACAAGGTTTGGGGCGAACGGCAAGGCGCCTTCGGTTATGTGGTGAAGCCGCCGCAGGAAGCGGAACTGGTCGCCAAAATCAATGAAGCTCTGGCCTAA
- a CDS encoding efflux RND transporter permease subunit: MNESRGLIASFTEHKVASNLLMVLMIMLGVLGLTRLNTQLFPDFDFEYVTVTIPWRGASPEDVQRSITIPVEQALKTLPNTRKFIARSQQGASAIFIELEDGSDLGLALDEVRQRIDSIRNLPQDAERPVIQKITRYSPVTSILVSTENGSREELRPLVREMEDELLALGVGKVEFIGLPEEEMAIQVPTSTLHDLGMTLGQIGDKVRSFSQDTPAGTVGRDDAAKQLRALGQRRDEKTFAELPLITTADGQQLTLGDVAIIERRPRDDQATLTFEGNPAIELQVMRGEDDDMLDLAEKVRTWGAEHKHSLPQGVKMTFYFEAWKHVQERISTLLWNGISGLILVILTLYFFLNARVAWWVTVGIPVSFMATLGILWVFGGTINMISLFGLILALGLIVDDAIVVGEDTLTHLQQGESAQRAALGGARRMFWPVVASSTTTIAAFLPLGMMGGAMGKIAFDIPFVMICVILASLMECFLVLPGHLHHSFRGIEVKASGLRERIDVGFNRFRDERFRPLVEWSIKHRKLVSVSAICAFIMALSLVATGWLKFTFFPPVDGDQLRAVVEFSSGTDKQQVNTFLAELEHTLEETNEELGGHLVHTIIRHHGAAAGFANIGGRQDQFGDEYGTLVAEVYTGSDREISNDELMQAWREKLSMPAGLDRLTISQPQAGPPGKPIEVKLTGSDAATLKAASLTLQERLDEFSGVSNVDDDLPYGKEQLTFELTAQGRALGLTLSEVATQLRAAFDGSLAQLYNEDDDEVEVRVMLPDSERRRFSAIERLPIITSQGEAIPLRDVVTFDARKGVDLLRRVNGELAVTVYADLDPEQGNANEIIAILNDGILPELKSRYGIGVGYEGKLQEQAENLQDLATGALVGLAIIYIVLAWVFSSYSWPLAIMTAIFFGLTGAVIGHIFTAPFGIKFSMFSAMGLFGLSGIIVNDSIVLVSFYQQLVAEGMERFQAITEACVRRLRAVLLTSITTVAGLTPILFESSLQAQFLKPMAVSLVFGLLFGTGLILLVVPAMLMLIEEQRDRFQGLSQHLAPRHWPNLLQRAWRFDPIHYRQQPGPQGLGGNLWWAMLLGPTLLLKVFACLPLLKSVASEHANLQLIAPAGVLWLLMLGLGLAFLWSLFRRRQQTQALALYWLLITGLGSLTIASFAPLVGHHGEALANSFWSLARWTLVTGLIVLPILLWGRRSAHTLTR; this comes from the coding sequence GTGAATGAGTCGCGAGGCCTGATTGCCAGCTTTACCGAACACAAAGTTGCCTCCAATCTGCTGATGGTGCTGATGATCATGCTCGGGGTGCTAGGCCTAACCCGGCTTAACACCCAGCTATTCCCCGACTTCGACTTTGAATATGTCACCGTGACCATCCCCTGGCGCGGTGCCAGCCCGGAAGATGTGCAGCGCTCCATCACCATCCCCGTTGAGCAGGCCCTAAAAACCTTACCCAACACCCGTAAATTTATCGCCCGCTCCCAGCAAGGCGCCAGCGCTATCTTTATCGAACTGGAAGACGGCAGCGACCTGGGCCTAGCCCTAGACGAAGTACGTCAACGCATCGACTCCATCCGCAACCTGCCACAAGATGCGGAACGCCCGGTAATCCAGAAAATCACCCGTTATTCACCGGTCACCTCGATTCTAGTCTCCACAGAAAACGGCAGCCGAGAAGAACTCCGCCCACTGGTGCGGGAAATGGAAGACGAACTGCTGGCGCTAGGCGTCGGCAAAGTTGAATTCATCGGCCTTCCCGAAGAAGAAATGGCCATCCAGGTACCCACCAGCACCCTCCATGACTTGGGCATGACCCTCGGGCAAATCGGCGATAAAGTACGTAGCTTCAGCCAAGACACCCCCGCCGGCACAGTGGGCCGTGACGACGCCGCCAAGCAGCTGCGTGCTCTGGGCCAACGCCGTGATGAAAAGACGTTTGCCGAACTCCCTCTGATTACCACCGCCGACGGCCAGCAGCTAACCTTAGGCGACGTAGCCATCATCGAACGACGTCCCCGGGATGACCAAGCAACGCTCACCTTCGAAGGCAACCCCGCCATTGAGCTACAAGTGATGCGCGGCGAAGACGACGACATGCTCGACCTGGCAGAAAAGGTCCGCACCTGGGGAGCAGAGCACAAACACTCGCTGCCCCAGGGCGTCAAAATGACGTTCTACTTCGAAGCCTGGAAACACGTACAAGAGCGCATATCCACCCTGTTATGGAATGGCATCTCCGGACTAATACTGGTCATTCTCACCCTCTATTTCTTCCTCAACGCCCGGGTGGCCTGGTGGGTGACCGTGGGCATTCCTGTGTCGTTCATGGCCACCCTGGGCATCCTTTGGGTGTTCGGCGGCACCATCAACATGATCAGCCTATTCGGCCTGATTTTGGCTCTTGGCTTGATTGTGGATGACGCCATTGTGGTGGGCGAAGACACGCTCACCCATCTGCAGCAAGGGGAATCCGCCCAGCGCGCGGCCCTGGGGGGCGCACGGCGCATGTTCTGGCCGGTGGTGGCCTCGTCGACGACCACCATTGCCGCCTTCCTGCCGCTGGGCATGATGGGCGGCGCCATGGGCAAAATTGCCTTCGACATCCCCTTCGTCATGATTTGTGTGATCCTTGCCTCACTGATGGAATGCTTCCTGGTTCTGCCCGGGCACTTACACCACAGCTTCCGCGGTATAGAGGTAAAGGCTAGCGGCCTGCGCGAACGTATCGACGTCGGCTTCAACCGCTTCCGTGATGAGCGCTTCCGCCCTTTGGTAGAATGGTCGATCAAACACCGCAAACTGGTCAGCGTGTCCGCCATATGTGCCTTTATCATGGCACTGTCTCTGGTGGCTACCGGTTGGCTCAAATTCACTTTTTTCCCGCCGGTGGACGGCGACCAGTTGCGTGCCGTAGTGGAATTTTCCTCCGGTACCGACAAGCAACAGGTGAACACCTTCCTTGCCGAGCTGGAACACACCCTGGAAGAGACCAACGAAGAACTGGGTGGGCATCTGGTCCACACTATTATCAGACACCATGGCGCCGCCGCAGGCTTCGCCAATATCGGTGGCCGACAGGACCAATTCGGTGATGAATACGGCACTCTGGTCGCCGAGGTTTATACCGGCTCGGATCGAGAAATCTCCAACGACGAACTGATGCAGGCCTGGCGTGAAAAACTTTCCATGCCCGCGGGCTTGGATCGTCTTACTATCTCCCAGCCACAAGCGGGCCCTCCAGGCAAACCCATTGAGGTGAAACTCACCGGCAGTGATGCCGCCACCCTGAAAGCAGCATCCCTCACCTTGCAGGAACGCCTAGACGAATTCTCTGGCGTCAGCAACGTGGATGACGACTTGCCCTACGGTAAGGAACAACTGACATTCGAACTGACCGCCCAGGGCCGCGCCCTAGGACTAACTCTCAGTGAGGTAGCCACCCAGCTACGGGCGGCCTTCGACGGCAGCTTGGCTCAACTTTACAACGAAGACGATGACGAAGTAGAAGTGCGTGTGATGCTGCCCGACAGCGAACGTCGCCGCTTCAGCGCCATTGAACGCCTACCGATCATCACCAGTCAGGGTGAAGCCATTCCTCTGCGCGACGTTGTCACTTTTGACGCCCGCAAGGGGGTCGATCTGCTACGCCGGGTTAACGGCGAGCTGGCAGTGACCGTATACGCAGACCTAGACCCGGAACAGGGCAACGCCAACGAAATCATCGCCATACTCAACGACGGCATTCTCCCGGAGCTGAAGAGCCGATATGGCATCGGCGTTGGCTACGAAGGCAAACTGCAAGAACAAGCCGAAAACCTGCAAGATCTGGCCACCGGCGCCCTGGTTGGCCTAGCCATTATCTATATCGTGCTGGCCTGGGTGTTCAGCTCCTATTCCTGGCCGCTAGCGATCATGACAGCGATCTTCTTCGGCCTCACCGGTGCGGTCATCGGGCATATTTTCACCGCCCCGTTTGGAATCAAATTTTCCATGTTCTCGGCCATGGGACTATTTGGTCTGTCCGGCATTATCGTTAACGACTCCATTGTTCTGGTGAGCTTTTACCAACAACTGGTGGCGGAAGGCATGGAACGTTTCCAAGCAATCACCGAAGCCTGTGTGCGCCGTTTACGTGCAGTGTTGCTCACCTCCATTACCACCGTGGCCGGGCTCACCCCGATTCTGTTCGAAAGCTCCTTGCAAGCCCAGTTTCTCAAACCCATGGCGGTGAGCCTGGTGTTCGGGCTACTGTTCGGCACCGGGCTGATTCTGCTAGTCGTGCCCGCCATGCTTATGCTGATCGAAGAACAGCGCGATCGTTTCCAAGGGCTCAGCCAACATCTAGCACCACGCCATTGGCCCAACCTGCTACAGCGCGCTTGGCGCTTTGATCCTATCCATTATCGCCAACAACCCGGCCCGCAAGGCCTAGGCGGCAACCTATGGTGGGCGATGCTACTAGGGCCCACCCTGCTACTAAAAGTGTTTGCCTGTCTGCCACTGCTCAAATCAGTGGCCAGCGAACACGCTAACCTGCAGCTGATCGCCCCCGCCGGCGTGCTCTGGTTGCTAATGCTTGGCTTGGGTCTGGCCTTCCTGTGGAGCCTATTCCGTCGTCGCCAACAGACCCAGGCATTGGCGCTGTACTGGCTGCTAATAACGGGGCTGGGCAGCCTTACCATTGCCTCATTCGCCCCACTGGTGGGGCATCACGGCGAAGCCCTGGCCAACAGCTTCTGGTCCCTGGCCCGCTGGACCCTGGTGACGGGCCTGATTGTGCTACCGATCCTGCTATGGGGACGGCGCAGCGCTCACACGCTGACGAGATGA